The Vibrio penaeicida sequence ACGAAGGAAATCACGTGAATCTTGCGAAACCGCTTCTAAACCATTGTGATTAAGAAGTTCCGCCAATAGCCTCGCCGACCATATTTCGCCGTGTCCCATTGCTGATGATTTTTGAGCACTGCTTAATGGGTAAGACAATTCGCCTAACCCAGAAAATTCCGTGTTAAGAACATCAAGCAAAGGCGCTGCACGTTCTGCTGGCAACAAGCTTTCAATTAATTGTGTTTGGTATTGTCTGAGTTCTTGCAACGCTTCATGCGCTAAACGCCCGTCTTTTTCTAACGCCGCCAGCCAAGCGATAAGTTGGTTTGTCGTGCTACCCGCTGCCGACACAACAACCAAGTCATTCGTATCCGAATATTCTTTGAGTATGCTCACCACACGTTGATAGCATTCGGCATCCGCCAAGCTACTGCCACCAAATTTATGCAATTGACGTTCGAGAGTCATTACGCCACCTCCTTGGCTTTTGCAAAGGCTTGCTTCAAATCAGCGATCAGATCTTGCGCATCTTCAAGACCCACAGACAAACGTAGTAATGTTGGGGCAATGCCCGCTTCTTCTTGCGCTTCATCACTCATGGCACGATGGGTCATTGAACTAGGGTGACAGATCAGGCTTTCCACCCCTCCCAATGATTCTGCGAGCGAGAAAAGCTGGAGAGAACTGGCAAAACATTTCATTTGCTCAAAGCTTCCATTCAATTCAAAGCTGAGCATAGAACCAAAGCCCGATTGCTGCTTTTTGGCAATGTCATGACCTGGGTGCTCTGGCAAACTTGGATGGTAAATGGTGCCAACCAATTCATGTGTTTTCAAAAATTCTAATATCGTGTTCGAGCTCTCTTCATGAGCTCGCATACGTGCACCAAGTGTACGTAGGCCTCGTAGAGTCATATAACTGTCGAAAGGCGTGCCAGTTGCGCCAATGCAGTTACCCCACCACGCTAAATCTTCCGCGTGTTTTTCATCTTTACAAATGATGACACCACCAATCACGTCAGAGTGACCATTAATGAATTTAGTCGTGGAATGCACAACGAAATCTGCACCAAGAGTAAGCGGTTTTTGGTAAACCGGTGTTAAAAACGTGTTATCGACTGCGACAAGCGCACCGACTTGTTTTGCTTGTTCGCAAATTTTCGCAATATCAACAACACGTACCAAAGGGTTTGATGGTGTTTCAAGTAAGACCAGTTTAGGTTTTTTGCTGAGTGCTTCAGCAAGAGCGGCTTCATCGGATTGATCAACAAATTCAACTTTGAAGTCACCCTTTAGTGAGCGAGTGTTAAAGAGTCGATAAGTACCACCATAGCAATCGTGTGGCGCGACAATAAGATCGTCAGGACCTAAGAATGCCGTCACCCAAAGGTTAATGGCTGCTGTACCAGTATTGGTTATGATGGCGTTTGCACCTTCTTCCAGCTCAGCTAAAGCTTGCTCTAGCAAGCCTCGATTTGGGTTACCTGAACGCGTGTAGTCATATTTGGGCACTTCACCAAACGCAGGAAAGCCATAGTTCGTAGACAAGTAAATTGGTGGGACAACTGCGTGATACTGAGTATCCGCTTCAATACCAGTGCGTACGGCAATAGTGGCTGGCTTTCGTTGGCTCATAAATAGGGTCTTCCTTTCCTGTGGTGCAAACTTTTCGAGCCTCTGTTATACCAATTACGAACGCGAGTTAACATGCGTGTAACGTGTTTTAACAGAGATAGTCACGATTAATATGCAATACTTTAGCGTTCTCATTTTAGGACGTCAACACTTCTAGACGTCCATATGTCTTTGCTTGTGGCAGTAAAAGTCGCTAAAATCGTTTTTATGAACGGCTAAGTCGCTAAAACACATGAAAAGAGCTTTCTGTGCGGAGTAGCCATATAACTTAGATAAATAATAATTGAAGGTGCGCAATGGCAGATTGGAATGGCGAATACATAAGCCCCTATGCTGAGCATGGTAAAAAAAGCGAACAAGTAAAAAAAATTACAGTATCGATTCCGTTAAAAGTACTTAAAGTACTGACAGACGAAAGAACACGCCGCCAAATTAACAATCTGCGTCACGCCACCAATAGCGAACTGCTTTGTGAAGCTTTTCTCCACGCTTATACAGGCCAGCCATTACCGACAGATGAAGATTTGAGAAAAGATCGCCCAGACGATATTCCGAGTGAAGTGAAAAAAATCATGACGGAAATGGGCATCGAGTTCGAAGCCTACGACGAAGAATAAGCAAAAAAGAGGGGATAGCCTAGGCTATCCCCTCTTTTTTATGTGTATTGAAAAAGCAATGTACGTTTAATCTGACACACATGAAAAGTGAATCAGATTGTCATATTCAGGATTGCATATAGTTTTCAGGCATTTCAATTCGAGCAACGCCTGAATCAATGGCAGCTTGCGCAACAGCTTTTGCTACACGTGGTAGTAAACGAGCGTCCATCGGTTTCGGGATGATGTAACCGGAACCAAATTCTAGCGCCGTAACACCTGCCGCTTTTTTCACTTCTTCTGGTACAGGCTCTTTTGCTAATTGTCGAATAGCATCCACCGCTGCGAGCTTCATTTCATCATTAATTTCACTGGCACGAACATCCAACGCACCACGGAAAAGAAATGGGAAACAAATAACATTGTTAACCTGATTCGGGTAATCGCTTCGACCCGTCCCCATGATCAGATCATTACGAACTTGATGGGCGACTTCCGGTTTGATTTCTGGATCAGGGTTAGAACACGCGAAGACAACAGGTTTATCCGCCATCAACTTTAGAGCTTCTGCAGGCAACAAATCAGGGCCAGACACACCTAAGAAAAGGTCGGCACCCTCAATAACATCTTCCAACGTGCGCTTATCTGTATTGTTCGCAAACAGCTGCTTGTATTCATTCAGGTCATCACGGCGAGTATGAATCACACCTTTACGATCCAGCATGTAGATTTTTTCGCGCTGTGCGCCACATTTGATCAGCAGTTCCATGCACGCAACGGCAGCAGCCCCCGCACCTAAACAAACAATTGTCGCATCTTCGAGTTTCTTATCTTGAAGTTCAATCGCATTCAACATACCGGCAGCCGTCACAATAGCCGTGCCGTGTTGGTCGTCATGAAAGATGGGAACATCACAACGCTCGATAAGTCGCTGCTCAATTTCAAAGCAATCTGGCGCTTTAATGTCTTCTAAGTTAATGCCGCCAAACGTATCGGCAATGTTGGCGACGGTATCAACAAATTCATCAATCGTGCGATGTTTCACTTCGATATCGATGGAATCAAGACCAGCAAAACGCTTAAAAAGAAGCGATTTACCTTCCATCACAGGTTTGGACGCTAGTGGTCCTAGGTTACCCAACCCAAGAATGGCTGTACCGTTAGAAATGACAGCCACCATATTACCTTTGGCAGTGTACTTATAAACATTGTCAGCATTTTGCGCGATCTCACGTACAGGTTCGGCTACGCCAGGGCTGTAAGCCAGCGCGAGGTCTTCTACTGTATTGGCTGGCTTGGTGAGTTCGACGGAAATTTTACCGGGAGTAGGTTGAGCGTGATAATCCAGAGCTTGTTGGCGAAAATCTTGTTGGCTGTTGTCTTCAGACATGTGGGGACGTTCCAATTATTGTTTTTTGAGTAGGTAAAAGGTGTTTCTTGCATTGTTAGCTGAAGCCGACCGCAAATTTAACTTCAACTCTTTATTATACTAAAGTATGACTTGCAATCTTCATAGATTGCCAGCGTCAAAGAAAGGTCATTTTGAAAGAGCTAAGACCACTTAACCGAGAGCTAAATCAAAAAACATTTATTTCATGAACGAAAAAAGGACGCCGAGGCGTCCTTTTCAAATTTGGTCAGTATTACGAATTCGTAATTACTTGCTGCTAAGAGCACCAAAACGCTTGTTGAAGCGATCAACACGGCCGCCAGTATCAACGATACGCTGCTTACCAGTGTAGAACGGGTGACATTTGTCACATACGTCTAGGTGGATAGAATCTTTGTCTAGAGTTGTTTTGAACTCAAAAGTGTTGCCACAAGAACATGTTGCTGCAACAGCTTTGTATTCTGGGTGAATACCTACTTTCATGGGATAACCTCAAATTGGGCCGTGTCGCCATCCGATTCTATGCCGGACACCACACGTAGTTTCAGATAAATCGATGCGGAATGACCACATCATCAAGGCGCAGTATAGTAATGAAACATTTAGGTAGGATCAACCTATTTGGCAGTTTTTTCGCCAACTATTTTTGATTTAGAGGCAGTTTTCACCCGTTTACCCTACGGGTAAGAAAATTCGAGTTTAGCCAGATTTGATGGATAGGTTACTTAGCGAATCTTACTCAGTTATACTCACTTTATTCCTATCAGGTTCTTTATAAAAGATTTATGCGCCCTTCTATTGCCAGAGTCGCTTTGCCCGTACCATTGGACAAGCAATTTGATTACCTAATTGCCCCCCATCAATTTCCAGTGATTGGCGGTCGCGTGAGCGTACCTTTTGGCAGGCAAACTTTGGTTGGTATTGTAACGGAGCTCGTCAGCCAGTCTGAGTTTCCCGTTCATCAGCTAAAGGGAATTAAAGCAGTACTTGATGAGTCACCGGTTTGGCAAGGTTCTCTGTACGCATTACTGCAGTGGTGCAGCCAATTTTATCTCTATCCACTAGGTGACACGTTAGCGAATGCTATGCCTGCTTTATTAAGGAAGGGAAAGCCTGCCAACTTCAGTACTTTAAAAGAATGGGTTATTACTTCCTCTGGTAAAGACCAAATCATGAGCGGGTTTGGTCGAGCCGTTCAGCAAGCAAAAGCAATGCACTTACTCGCAAACGGAACTGTTCCCCATCAAGTGATGCTCGACAACGAAATATCCAGCCAGGTATTGAAAACCTTGCAAGAGAAAGGCTGGGTAGAACAAATAGAAAGTAAGCCTGTTGCCTTAGATTGGACAAAGCAAGTAGAAAGCACTGAGGAAAAGCCCAAGCTCAACGAAGAGCAATCTGTTGCGATTGCAGCTGTAAATAGCCATAAGGACTTTGGCTGTTTTCTGTTGGAAGGGGTTACTGGTTCGGGTAAAACCGAAGTTTACTTGAATATGATTAAGCCCGTTCTCGATAAAGGAAGGCAGGCACTGGTTTTGGTACCAGAGATTGGATTAACACCGCAAACCATCAATCGATTCAAACGTCGCTTTAATGTCCCAGTAGAAGTTATTCATTCAGGATTAAACGATACCGAACGTTTGAATGCTTGGTTAGCGGCACGTGATAAACACGCCGGTATTGTCATCGGGACTCGCTCTGCATTACTGACGCCGTTTGCCGATCTTGGCATCATCATTGTCGACGAAGAACACGACGCTTCATATAAACAACAAGACAGTTTGCGTTATCACGCTAGAGATGTTGCGGTGATGCGAGCGGCTAAAGAGAAGATTCCTGTCATATTAGGCAGTGCAACCCCTGCTCTCGAAACTCTCCACAATGCATTGAATGGTAAATATCATCACTTAACCTTGGCTAACCGCGCTGGTGCCGCCATGCCCACAACCAATAAAGTGCTGGACGTAAAAGGGCTATACCTTGAGAGCGGCTTATCCGCCCCATTGATTGCCGAAATGCGCAAGCACTTAACGGCTGGCAACCAAGTCATGCTATTCCTCAATCGCCGAGGCTACTCACCTGCCCTCATGTGTCATGAATGTGGGTGGATTGCCGAATGCCACCGTTGCGATGCCTACTATACATTTCATCAAAATAGTCGAGAAATGCGATGCCACCACTGTGGTGCTCAACATCCAGTCTTGCATCAGTGCCAAGGCTGCGGCTCGACACAATTGGTATCCGTCGGTGTTGGCACAGAGCAGTTGGAAGAACAACTTGCCAGCTTGTTTCCCGAATTCAAAGCAATCCGAATAGACAGGGACAGTACCCGACGTAAAGGCAGCCTAGAGAGTGCCTTGAAATCCATTCGGAATAACGAATATCAAATCCTGATTGGCACGCAAATGCTGGCGAAAGGTCACCATTTTCCAGACGTCACGCTCGTTGCGCTGATTGATGTTGATAGCTCGTTGTACAGCAGTGACTTTAGAGCTTCCGAAAGGCTAGCTCAGCTCTTTATTCAAGTGGCAGGGCGTGCAGGTCGAGCCAGCAAAGCAGGGGAAGTCATCTTACAAACACACCATCCTGAACATCAGTTACTGCAAGCTCTTCTTCATAAAGGGTATGGACATTTTGCTCAAACAGCACTTGAAGAAAGGAAGCTTGCCTTACTGCCACCTTACACTTTTCTTACCTTATTTCGCGCTGAAGCAAATCATGAAGAAACGGGTGAGCAATTCCTAAGACAAGTAAGACAAACCATTGAATCTAATCCAATTTTCAACAGAGAATGCATGGTATTAGGTCCAATGCCCGCACCATTAGCTAGACGCGCTGGCAAGTCGCGTTGGCAACTAATATTGCAAGCTCCGTCACGATCTTTAATGCAAAAATTGTTGTACAGTTCAAAGGTCGTCATAGACGCACTGCCATTGGCAAAAAAAGTGCGATGGACAACCGATATTGAGCCCCAAGATCTTAGTTAGAAGTAAAATCTCTGTAAATTGATGTGATGTCAGTTCTGTTACTCAACGGTATTTTGTAGCTAGTTTGAGAAAATGAATATGATCCTATGTGATTGATGTCACGCTACTTATGCAAAATTTGTTAATCTGCCCGTAAATTAATCTTAATTTAGAGCATAAAATATCCAATAAAAAAGTTGCTCACGTCAGCGCTAGATATAAATCTTATAGATGCTATTACAGCCATGAAAAATAAAGAGGACAACTTACTATGGCGACAATGAAGGATGTTGCCCAGCTAGCAGGAGTTTCTACTGCAACCGTATCACGAGCTCTGATGAACCCTGAGAAGGTTTCATCTACTACGCGTAAACGTGTAGAGAGCGCCGTTTTGGAAGCTGGTTATTCACCGAATTCACTGGCAAGAAACTTACGACGTAATGAATCCAAAACCATCGTTGCAATTGTACCTGACATCTGTGACTCCTATTTCACTGAGATCATTCGTGGCATTGAAGATGTAGCTGTGGAAAATGGATATCTCGTACTGTTGGGGGACAGCGGTCAGCAAAAGAAACGAGAAAGCTCGTTGGTCAACTTGGTTTTCACTAAACAAGCCGATGGCATGTTGCTTTTGGGTACGCACTTGCCATTCGATGTCAGCAAACCGGAACAAAAAAACCTGCCACCACTGGTGATGGCTTGTGAATTTGCACCGGAACTGGAATTGCCGACAGTCCATATTGATAACCTAACATCTTCTTTCGAGGCGGTGAACTATTTGACGCAAATGGGCCACTCCAAGATTGCTCAGATTTCAGGGCCAGACGATGCTGCGCTTTGCCAGTTTAGAAACCAAGGGTATCAGCAAGCGCTGAGAAGAGCTGGCATAACGATGAACCCCACTTATAAAGAGATGGGAGATTTCACCTTTGAGTCTGGTCACAAGGCAGTCACCAAATTGCTTTCGTTACCAGAGCCACCAACCGCTGTTTTCTGTCATAACGACGCCATGGCAATTGGAGCAATCAAAGGAGCAAAAGCCGCAGGATTAAAAGTACCTCAAGATTTATCCGTTGTAGGCTTCGATGATATTCAGTTTGCTGAATTCTGCGACCCTCCACTAACGACCATCACGCAGCCACGCTATGAAATCGGTCGACAAGCCATGCTGATGCTGCTTGAAATCTTGAAAGGTCGTGACGTTCACGCAGGTTCACGCCTGTTGGAAACACACTTGAAAATCCGAGAAAGCGCCGCTCCACCAAGAACTTAACACGTCGAAAGTGGACTCACCTGCAAGCTTTTCACTGGTAACACTGGTTTTCCAGAGCAATTCTGGATTACCATGTTACCCGTTTTTTATTGACTGCAAGCTGTTAAACCGTGGCAAATAAAGATTACGTAAGAAGAGGGCGTGGGCAAAAGAAGCCTACCAGAAAACAAACATCCAATAAGAAGCCGTGGAAAGCAGGTCTTATCGCCATTTTACTTGCTGGCGGGTTTGGTTATGGGCTTTATATACTCAGCCAAGATCCTGAACCACCCAAACCTCAGATTGCTCAGAAACCGAAGAAACCGGTGAGCAAACCTAAACCACTGCCACCACCACCTGAAGAAAAGTGGGAATACGTCGATTCACTTCCAAAGCGAGAAGTGCAAGTCGAAGCCAAAGAGCAAGTGGTGTCGGAGATTCCATATATAATGCAATGCGGAGCCTATAAAACGCTCGCGCAAGCAGAAGCACGTAAAGTAGATATAGCCTTTCAAGGCATCAGCAGTAAGATCCGTAAAAAGGAAGGCAGTAGCTGGTATCGTGTCGTGCTCGGACCGTATGTTAAAAAACGCGATGCAGAGCGCGATCGTCACAAACTTCAGCGCGCCAAGATAGAGCCTTGTGCCATCTGGAAAGAGTCGCAATAGAACACTGCGTTCATGACTAAATTCACAAGGGAGCCGTTGGCTCCCTTGTTTTTTTATCTCCAGCCCTCATATCCGAGTTATATCGCGAGCGAATTAATAGGTTAATAAAAGTGACTACTATCGTATCTGTACGCCGAAATAATAAAGTCGTCATCGCCGGAGACGGTCAAGTATCGTTGGGTAACACCGTAATGAAAGGCAACGCAAAGAAAGTGCGCCGCCTCTACAATAATAAAGTACTAGCTGGATTTGCCGGCGGTACGGCAGACGCCTTCACTCTTTTCGAGAGATTTGAAAGCAAACTGCAAATGCATCAAGGTCACCTAACAAAAGCGGCCGTTGAATTGGCAAAAGACTGGCGCAGTGACCGCGCATTAAGAAAACTTGAAGCTCTACTCGCCGTAGCGGATGAAACAGCCTCGCTTATCATCACTGGTAATGGTGATGTGGTTCAGCCAGAAAACGATCTCATCGCCATTGGCTCTGGTGGTAACTTTGCGCAAGCCGCAGCCACTGCTCTGCTCGAAAATACAGAGTTAGACGCCCGTGAAATCGCTGAAAAATCGCTGAAAATTGCTGGTGATATTTGTGTTTTCACCAACCACCATCATACCGTTGAAGAACTCGACACCGCGGCGCAAGAATAATAAGGATTACCCTATGTCTGAAATGACACCTAGAGAAATTGTTCACGAATTAAATCGTCATATCATCGGTCAAGACAAAGCCAAGCGCGCTGTAGCCATTGCGCTTCGTAACCGCTGGCGTCGAATGCAGCTCGAAGAAAGCTTGCGAGCTGAAGTCACCCCAAAGAACATCTTAATGATCGGCCCAACGGGTGTGGGTAAAACAGAAATTGCTCGCCGCCTAGCTAAGTTAGCCAATGCTCCGTTCATGAAAGTAGAAGCAACGAAATTCACAGAAGTAGGCTATGTCGGCAAAGAAGTCGAAACCATTATCCGTGATTTGACCGACGTTGCGATCAAAATGACGCATCAGCAAGCGATGGAAAAAGTAAAATTCCGCGCGGAAGAACAAGCTGAAGAACGCATTCTGGATGCATTGCTTCCTCCACCACGTGAAGGCTGGGGTTCAAGCGAGAACACAGAAGATAAGTCCAATACTCGTCAAGTTTTCCGCAAGAAGCTGCGTGAAGGCAAGCTAGACGACAAAGAGATCGACATTGAAGTGGCTGCGCCTCAAATGGGCGTGGAAATCATGGCTCCTCCTGGTATGGAAGAGATGACCAACCAACTTCAAGGCATGTTCCAGAACCTTGCAGGCGATACCAAGAAAAGCCGCAAGATGAAGATCAAAGACGCATTTAAAGCGCTAGCTGAAGAAGAAGCCGCGAAACTCGTCAACCAAGAAGAACTGAAAGAACAAGCCATCTATAACGTAGAAAATAATGGCATTGTCTTCATTGATGAAATTGACAAAATCTGTAAACGTGGCGAGAGCTCCGGTCCAGATGTGTCTCGCGAAGGTGTCCAGCGCGATCTGCTTCCTTTGATCGAAGGTAGCACGGTGTCGACCAAGCACGGCATGGTAAAAACAGACCATATTCTGTTTGTCGCGTCCGGCGCATTCCAAGTAGCGAAGCCATCCGATCTGATCCCAGAACTGCAAGGTCGTCTACCTATTCGTGTTGAGCTAGAAGCCCTAACAAGCGAAGACTTCAAACGCATTCTAACCGAACCTAAAGCTTCTCTGACTGAGCAATATTCCGCGCTAATGGCGACGGAGTCTGTCGATGTGAGCTTTACTGAAGACGGCATCTCACAGATTGCTGACGCAGCATGGCAAGTCAACGAAACCACAGAAAATATCGGTGCCCGACGTTTGCATACCGTAATGGAGCGCTTGATGGAAGAGATCTCATTTGAAGCCACTGAGAAAGGTGGAAGTGCAGTGACAATTGATTCCGCCTACGTGCAATCCAAGTTAGGTGAATTTGTAGAAGACGAAGATTTAAGCCGATTCATTCTATAAACATCCCGTATTTGATATAAAACAAGCCCGCCGCACTTAAGCGGGCTTTTTGTATTCACCATTTCAAAGTCGTTGTTATACTGGATGCAAATCGAGCAACGACGTACGAAGCATGAGACAATCTTTAAGTGCATGGCTGGGCGCCGCTCGCCCCAAAACACTGCCTTTGGCCTTTGCCTCTATCGCAACAGGCAGCAGCCTAGCTTTATTCAATGGTCATTTTTCTCTTCCTGTAATGCTGCTAGCCTTACTGACGGCGATTCTGTTACAGATACTCTCCAACTTAGCCAACGATTATGGTGACGCTCAAAAAGGCACTGACAACGAAGACAGAATAGGTCCTATGCGCGCGATCCAATCGGGTGCTGTCGATGCAAAAACCATGAGAAATGCCATTATCATCAATATTGTTCTCACGATACTGTCTGGTCTCGCTCTCATTTTTTATGCTCTGCAATCCCCCACCAGCATTGCCGCATTTCTAGCACTGGGGTTGCTCGCTATAGTAGCTGCCATCGCCTATACGGTGGGTAACAAGCCTTATGGTTATATCGGTTTAGGGGATCTTTCGGTGTTCATCTTCTTTGGGCTACTTGGCGTTGCTGGCACCTTTTTTCTTCATACTGGTTTTATTGATGCCACCATTTTCCTCCCTTCGATTGGTTGTGGGCTCTTGGCCGTGGCTGTCCTTAACATCAACAACATGAGGGACATCGACAACGATGCCGCTTGTGGCAAACGCACGATGGCGGTTCGTCTTGGCGCTCAACGTGCAAAACGCTACCACATGTTGTTGTTAGCTGGCGGAACGGTCCCCTTCATAGCATTTTTAGCTTTACAGAGCACTGCATTAGCTTGGGGGTTGAGTATGTTGCTAGCCGTATTATTTGTGGTCAATCATGGCAGAGCGGTACTTGCTGCCTCTTCCCCAACGGAACTGGCGCCCATGATGCCCGTCATTGTTAAATGTGCCTTGATAACTAACCTCTTATTCTCAATCGTGATCACGGGTCAAACTCTGATGACTTAATTGAGCCTTGTCATTGCAATGACTTACTAGGCATATATACTCGAATACAGAACTGCGTAACAGAAGACGACTTGCTTATGGAATACAACACCTCAGCACTATGCGATATCTACTTGGATCAAGTAGATGTAGTGGAACCTATGTTCAGTAATTTTGGTGGTAGTGCCTCGTTCGCGGGTCAGCTTACAACCGTGAAATGCTTTGAAGATAACGGCTTAATCAGAAAGGTATTGGAACAAGATGGTGTAGGTCGAGTATTACTCATCGACGGAGGCGGTTCACTACGCCGTGCTTTAATCGATGCAGATCTGTCGTCTTTAGCAGAAGAAAATGAATGGGAAGGCATTGTGGTTTACGGGTGTGTGCGCGAAGTCGACGAACTCGAAGACATGAACATCGGTATCCAAGCCCTCGCCTCTATTCCAGTCGGTGCAGCGCAGCAAAGCGTTGGTGAAATCGATGTTGCCGTCAACTTTGGTGGTGTAACCTTCCTACCAGAAGATTACCTCTACGCTGATAACACAGGCATCATCATCTCCCAAGAGCCTCTCGACTCCGACTTAGAAAGCGAAGACGACGACTTCTCAGACGAAGAAGAATAAACAAGTCTCTTCACCCTAGCACTCATACCAAAAAAGCAGCCATCGGCTGCTTTTTTGTATTCTTGAATTTCTATAGTTTCCTACACAGTACGCTTGTGTAGTTCTAGGAGGGGGCGCGGAATTTATAAGCATAAATGAGCACCACCGACAACGAAATACGCGAGCGTACGCCGTAGGAAAAAGAAATTATTCTACGTCGTCCATCTTCCCAAGAAGATTACGAATACGCTCCTGCCACGCAGTGTGCTCTTCACGCATCTTAATGTTTTGTGACTCTAACTCTTCACGGTTGCTTTTCAGCTCGTTTGCTTCGGAATTAAGTTGAGCGTTT is a genomic window containing:
- a CDS encoding O-succinylhomoserine (thiol)-lyase is translated as MSQRKPATIAVRTGIEADTQYHAVVPPIYLSTNYGFPAFGEVPKYDYTRSGNPNRGLLEQALAELEEGANAIITNTGTAAINLWVTAFLGPDDLIVAPHDCYGGTYRLFNTRSLKGDFKVEFVDQSDEAALAEALSKKPKLVLLETPSNPLVRVVDIAKICEQAKQVGALVAVDNTFLTPVYQKPLTLGADFVVHSTTKFINGHSDVIGGVIICKDEKHAEDLAWWGNCIGATGTPFDSYMTLRGLRTLGARMRAHEESSNTILEFLKTHELVGTIYHPSLPEHPGHDIAKKQQSGFGSMLSFELNGSFEQMKCFASSLQLFSLAESLGGVESLICHPSSMTHRAMSDEAQEEAGIAPTLLRLSVGLEDAQDLIADLKQAFAKAKEVA
- the metJ gene encoding met regulon transcriptional regulator MetJ, translated to MADWNGEYISPYAEHGKKSEQVKKITVSIPLKVLKVLTDERTRRQINNLRHATNSELLCEAFLHAYTGQPLPTDEDLRKDRPDDIPSEVKKIMTEMGIEFEAYDEE
- a CDS encoding malic enzyme-like NAD(P)-binding protein, whose product is MSEDNSQQDFRQQALDYHAQPTPGKISVELTKPANTVEDLALAYSPGVAEPVREIAQNADNVYKYTAKGNMVAVISNGTAILGLGNLGPLASKPVMEGKSLLFKRFAGLDSIDIEVKHRTIDEFVDTVANIADTFGGINLEDIKAPDCFEIEQRLIERCDVPIFHDDQHGTAIVTAAGMLNAIELQDKKLEDATIVCLGAGAAAVACMELLIKCGAQREKIYMLDRKGVIHTRRDDLNEYKQLFANNTDKRTLEDVIEGADLFLGVSGPDLLPAEALKLMADKPVVFACSNPDPEIKPEVAHQVRNDLIMGTGRSDYPNQVNNVICFPFLFRGALDVRASEINDEMKLAAVDAIRQLAKEPVPEEVKKAAGVTALEFGSGYIIPKPMDARLLPRVAKAVAQAAIDSGVARIEMPENYMQS
- the rpmE gene encoding 50S ribosomal protein L31, with the translated sequence MKVGIHPEYKAVAATCSCGNTFEFKTTLDKDSIHLDVCDKCHPFYTGKQRIVDTGGRVDRFNKRFGALSSK
- the priA gene encoding primosomal protein N'; the protein is MRPSIARVALPVPLDKQFDYLIAPHQFPVIGGRVSVPFGRQTLVGIVTELVSQSEFPVHQLKGIKAVLDESPVWQGSLYALLQWCSQFYLYPLGDTLANAMPALLRKGKPANFSTLKEWVITSSGKDQIMSGFGRAVQQAKAMHLLANGTVPHQVMLDNEISSQVLKTLQEKGWVEQIESKPVALDWTKQVESTEEKPKLNEEQSVAIAAVNSHKDFGCFLLEGVTGSGKTEVYLNMIKPVLDKGRQALVLVPEIGLTPQTINRFKRRFNVPVEVIHSGLNDTERLNAWLAARDKHAGIVIGTRSALLTPFADLGIIIVDEEHDASYKQQDSLRYHARDVAVMRAAKEKIPVILGSATPALETLHNALNGKYHHLTLANRAGAAMPTTNKVLDVKGLYLESGLSAPLIAEMRKHLTAGNQVMLFLNRRGYSPALMCHECGWIAECHRCDAYYTFHQNSREMRCHHCGAQHPVLHQCQGCGSTQLVSVGVGTEQLEEQLASLFPEFKAIRIDRDSTRRKGSLESALKSIRNNEYQILIGTQMLAKGHHFPDVTLVALIDVDSSLYSSDFRASERLAQLFIQVAGRAGRASKAGEVILQTHHPEHQLLQALLHKGYGHFAQTALEERKLALLPPYTFLTLFRAEANHEETGEQFLRQVRQTIESNPIFNRECMVLGPMPAPLARRAGKSRWQLILQAPSRSLMQKLLYSSKVVIDALPLAKKVRWTTDIEPQDLS
- the cytR gene encoding DNA-binding transcriptional regulator CytR produces the protein MATMKDVAQLAGVSTATVSRALMNPEKVSSTTRKRVESAVLEAGYSPNSLARNLRRNESKTIVAIVPDICDSYFTEIIRGIEDVAVENGYLVLLGDSGQQKKRESSLVNLVFTKQADGMLLLGTHLPFDVSKPEQKNLPPLVMACEFAPELELPTVHIDNLTSSFEAVNYLTQMGHSKIAQISGPDDAALCQFRNQGYQQALRRAGITMNPTYKEMGDFTFESGHKAVTKLLSLPEPPTAVFCHNDAMAIGAIKGAKAAGLKVPQDLSVVGFDDIQFAEFCDPPLTTITQPRYEIGRQAMLMLLEILKGRDVHAGSRLLETHLKIRESAAPPRT
- a CDS encoding SPOR domain-containing protein, which encodes MANKDYVRRGRGQKKPTRKQTSNKKPWKAGLIAILLAGGFGYGLYILSQDPEPPKPQIAQKPKKPVSKPKPLPPPPEEKWEYVDSLPKREVQVEAKEQVVSEIPYIMQCGAYKTLAQAEARKVDIAFQGISSKIRKKEGSSWYRVVLGPYVKKRDAERDRHKLQRAKIEPCAIWKESQ
- the hslV gene encoding ATP-dependent protease subunit HslV — encoded protein: MTTIVSVRRNNKVVIAGDGQVSLGNTVMKGNAKKVRRLYNNKVLAGFAGGTADAFTLFERFESKLQMHQGHLTKAAVELAKDWRSDRALRKLEALLAVADETASLIITGNGDVVQPENDLIAIGSGGNFAQAAATALLENTELDAREIAEKSLKIAGDICVFTNHHHTVEELDTAAQE
- the hslU gene encoding HslU--HslV peptidase ATPase subunit, giving the protein MSEMTPREIVHELNRHIIGQDKAKRAVAIALRNRWRRMQLEESLRAEVTPKNILMIGPTGVGKTEIARRLAKLANAPFMKVEATKFTEVGYVGKEVETIIRDLTDVAIKMTHQQAMEKVKFRAEEQAEERILDALLPPPREGWGSSENTEDKSNTRQVFRKKLREGKLDDKEIDIEVAAPQMGVEIMAPPGMEEMTNQLQGMFQNLAGDTKKSRKMKIKDAFKALAEEEAAKLVNQEELKEQAIYNVENNGIVFIDEIDKICKRGESSGPDVSREGVQRDLLPLIEGSTVSTKHGMVKTDHILFVASGAFQVAKPSDLIPELQGRLPIRVELEALTSEDFKRILTEPKASLTEQYSALMATESVDVSFTEDGISQIADAAWQVNETTENIGARRLHTVMERLMEEISFEATEKGGSAVTIDSAYVQSKLGEFVEDEDLSRFIL